The region TCGCCAATTTCTGGCAAACGTAGAATTTGAAGGTTTTTGATACCTCCAATAAAGCCTAACTTGATATTGCCATTATTGGTAAATTTATTGTAAAAACCAATAAGTGTTGCACATGTCTGTGCAATGTTTTCAACTAAACCCGGTTCCTGGAACTTATCAGATTTCAAGAAAATAATACCATCATTTATTGTGAAGGCTGTTTCGCACTTTTTGTTGTCGCAGTATATTAGTTCTTCAACAAAAACAAAAGGTTTTTGCTGGGGAATTAGTTCTGTAATTGGTATCTCCTTGAAATTCATGGTTTAGTATCTTAAATATTCCCAAAGTGGACCTTTTCTTTTCTTCGCTCTCATCTTCTCTAACATTTCGGAATGATCGGCATCGGGGAAAATCCATTTTTGTCCGGTTGCGTTTGCTTTGGCCTGTATTGTATCTAGGTTCACCTTATCCGATATGTAGTAAATTGGGTTAAGCACCTCTTCTTTTTGTTTAAATCTACCTTCTTGCTTTGCAATTTCGTAAAGTTCAGTATCTGGATAAATGCGCATTCCAACAAATGGGAAGAAAATGGAATGTTTTATTTTTTTGCAGTTTTCGAAGGTTTCGTCTAGGGTTTCCTCTGTTTCTCCAATTCCTGCTAAAATGAGAAAGTGTGCGTAGAATATGCCTAGGTCAGAGCAAATCTCCGATGATTTTAATATGTCTGCAAAACGGAAATGCTTTTTGTAGTTTTCCAGCTGTTTGTCCGACAGGGAATCCGTTCCAAACTCAACATGGGTTAAACCCGATTTTTTGTAGAGTTCCATTCTTTTTCTGTCGAAATTGTGGGCAGAGAAATACGCTCCCCAGTTTATTTTTATCTGGCTTTCAATTATTCTGTTGGCCAGTTCTTCGTTGTACTCGTCGCAAATGTTGAATACCGAATCGGTAAAGAAAACGTAGTTTATGTTGCGCTGGAAGTATAACTCCTTGAGTCCTTCAACAACTTTTTTTGCATCCAGCGTTCGAACCTTTTTGCCCTCAACTACAGGATAACTGCAGTAAATACAGCCATAAGGACATCCCCGCTTGGTTTGAATGTTGAGCATTCCGCTCTTGTCAAAGTAAAAGTCAACCAAATCGGAGTTGAAACTTATATCAAGGTTTTGGGTGTACGATTGCCTCGGATTAACAAGAACATTGCCGTTGGGTTTGTGTATAAGTCCTTCTATATTACTGTGGTCTGTTTGATTTTCTAATGCTTCAATGAGCTTTAGCAAGCTGGTTTCACCTTCGCCTTTTACAGCGAAATCGGGCTTCAGCCTTTCGTAAATTAACTCTGGAAATATAGATACACAGGGTCCTCCGAGTATAATTTTTGTGTCAATGCTATTCCTTATCGACCTAATGATTGATTGGTACCAATCAACAAAGTTATCCTTTGCGTAGAAGTTTACATCGTCAACATTCCTCAGCGAAATGCCGATATACTTGTATCTTTTTAATTTGATCAGGTTCTCGAATTCATCTAAGGATTTTAGGTTGAAATCAAAAACATCGACATCGAATCCGTTGAGATGGGAGTGAAGGTAGGTTTGCAGGTAAGATATGGATAAAGGGTACACCGGATACGGTACCTTGTAGACATTAGCCGAAACTAAAAGAATATTTTTATTGGTATTGCTCATTATTTCCAGAATTCGTAAAAATTAAACCACTGGTTTTTATGCACTTTAACTGTTGATTCCAATTCCGAAACAAACTTTTGGGTCATTTTTTCTACTTTTTCATTCAGGGTGTCGGTTGTGGAAGTTTCGTTGGTCAATGGTTTTACATAAATATGGTAAAGTAAAGGCTTTTCTTTCATCACAAAAATGCCCAGTGCCGGAATGTTAAACTTTGCAGCAATGTGAAAGGCTCCGGTTGGGAATTCGGCATCTCCTCCAAGAAATTTACAACTCATGGATTTTGATCCGGTAAACACCCTGTCGCATGGCATGCTAATAATTTCGCCACGATTAACGGCTGCGCTTAGCGCAAATATATGCGATATTCCATCAATTACAGGAATAGGGTTTATGTTGTTTTGGTCAAATATGGTTTGCCTGTTCTTTTTGATTTCTTCGCTTTCGCCTCCGTATATCACTGCATTTATCCTTTTTTTGTCCTGTTTTAGCAGGTAGCCCGATATTTCGAAATTCCCAATATGCGAACTTGCTATAAGTAATCCTTTTTCAGAATTGATTGCATTAAGAAAATGTTCGTTACCGGTTATTTTTACTTTGAATTTGTCTGATTTTCCAGCGTATATCGAGAAACGATCGATTAGCATTATCCCAAAAACAAGGTGATTCCAGTAAACATGGAGAATTGAACCGATGATTGAGTAATTCCAGTGTTTCCTGTAGTAATGGTATATTGGCATTGCCCTTTTATAGGCAAACACCATATAAAAGGGCACTATGAAGGCCAAAAAGAAGTAAATAATGTATTGGCTTGTAATGCCAAGAAGGAACAAAAGGCTTTTTTGACCCAGTGTTCCTCCTCCGGTTTTACCTTGCCATTTTTTAGGCTCCATTCCTACTTAGGCGTTCAGTTTTTTTCCGATGTAATCGTAGAATTTTCCGAGTGTATCAACTTCCATCATTTCTTCAGCCTTAATTTTAAAGCCAAAGTTGCGTTCAACAATTACAACAATATCAACAAAATCAAGGCTGTCAATTCCAAGGTCGTCTTTTAAACGGGCATCCTCTGAGAGGGTGCCTTCTACCTCAATTTCCTCTACCAAGAAATTGTTTACAATTTCAACTATTTCGTTTCTTGTCATCGTTTTTATATGGTTTGTGTTTATATTTTTTTAATAACTAGTGCGCTGTTGGTTCCTCCAAATCCGAAGGAGTTTGATAGGAAGATGTCAATTTTTTTCTCCAATGTTTTTGATACAATATTCAACTTTGCCGAGTGCTCATCAGGTGTTTCGAAGTTGATGTTGGGGGCAACAAAGTTGTTCTGCATCATTAAAATTGAATAGATGATTTCGCTTGCTCCAGCCATCCAGCACTCATGGCCTGTCATCGATTTTGTTGAGCTAACCGGAGGTTTGGTCCCGCCAAATAATCTATCAATAGCCATAGCCTCATACATATCGCCCAACTGGGTTGATGTGGCATGGGCATTTATATAGTCAATATCCGATGGTTTTAATCCAGCGTCAATCAATGCTTTTTCCATGGCAATGAACGAGCCGTTATCGCTAGGTTGCGATATGTGTCCACCGTTTGAAGAAAATCCGTATCCTACAACTTCGGCAATGATGTTTGCACCACGGGCCACGGCATGGTCGTAATCTTCTAGTATTAAAGTGGCAGCACCACCGCTTGGTACGAGTCCATCCCGGTTTGCATCGAATGGCCTAGATGCTTTTGTTGGTTCATCTACTCTAATTGAGAATGCGCTTAACGCATCAAAACTTCCCATGGAGTAGTAGTTGGTTTCCTGGGCTCCACCGCAAACCACCATTTTTTGTAATCCATTTTTGATGAAAAAATATCCTAGACCAATGGAGTGTGACCCACTGGCGCATGCTGCCGAAATGGTCATGTTTACCCCTTTCAGTTTGAATATAACCGCCAGGTTCATGGTAACGGTTGAGTTCATCGATTGGAATATGGCTCCTGAGCCAATCAATGTTGTATCCTTTTTGATGCGTGCTATATCGTTTGCCTCAATTACTGCTTTTGCCGAAGAGTCGTTTCCGTAGAAAATCCCAACTTCATTATTCTCAAGAAAATCTATATCTATTTTTGCCTGCTCAAGGGCTTGAACCGTTGCCATGTATGCATACTCTCCCTCTTCGGCAAGATTACTCCTGAACTTTCGATCCAGTACACCCTTTAGTTGAGGGCGTTCAAGAATTCCAGTGAGAGGTGATCTGTATCCGTATTCCGATCGGATCTGTTCAACGCCAATGCCCGATCGGCCCGTGTAGAGTGATTCTTTTACTTCGTCGAGATTCTTTCCAATGCAGGAGTATATTCCCATTCCTGTAATAACAACACGCTTCATATTTATATGTTATTGTATCTATTTAATTATTAAGTGTGAAGTCCTCCGTTGATCGAGATAACCTCACCTGTAATATAGGCCGATTCGTCCGATGCTAGGAATCCAACCAATGCGGCAACTTCTTCGGCGGTTCCGAATCTGTTTAGTGGAACTAATTTCTTTAGATCCTCTACCGGTAAACTGCTTGTCATATCGGTTTCAATGAATCCTGGGGCAATGGCATTAACCGTAACCCGTTTTTTTGCTGCTTCCTGAGCAAGGGCCTTGGTCATTCCAATAACGCCTGCTTTAGCTGCCGAGTAGTTTGCCTGCCCTGGCATCCCTTTAATTCCCGATAGGGAAACAATATTGATTATTCTGCCAGTTTTTTTGTTTAACATGTATTTTAGTACGGCTCGGGTAGTGTAGAATGTGCCGTTCAGATTTGTCTCGGTAACTTGATGCCACTCATCGTCGCTCATCCAAAACATTAGGTTATCCTTACGGATACCGGCATTATTAACTAGAACTTGAATAAATTCATCAGAATTCTTTTCCTGCCATTGGTTTATAGCGCTTTCAACCTCGTCCTTTTTTGCAACGTTAAACTTGAGTAATTCTGCATCAACTCCCAATGCTTTTACCGCATTCAAAGTTTCGGTTGCTGCGGCTTCGTTTGAAACGTAGTTGATTAAAATGGAATAGCCCATTTTGGCAAGTTTGATGCAACATGCCTTTCCGATTCCCCTCGACCCCCCAGTGACTAGTGCGTATTTTTTCATAGATTATTCAAGTGTGATGTTTTTTGATTTCAGATATTCTGTTACGTTTGCAATGTCCTTATACTTGGGTGTATCCTCAATAAACATTGGATGAAACGACCGAATATCTTCGTAAACCTGCCTTGTGATGGGCGATAGTTCATCTTTTATTTTTAGGTAATCGATGGATTGGCAGATTGCCATAAAATGGATTCCCAGCACCTGATAAGCATTCTCTATAACAGTTTTGGCAATTTGTGCAGAGTTTGCTCCCATGCTTACTATGTCCTGATTCTCGTTATTATTTGGGATTGAGTGAACGTAGTTTGGAAACGATAGTGTTTGGCTTTCGGCAGTGGTTGATGTGGCTGTGAATTGGCATGCCTGCATACCGTAGTTTAATCCTTTTACACCTAGGTTTGCGAATGGTGGTAGTATGTTGTTTATTCTGTCGTGGAAAAGATAGCTGAGTTGTCGTTCGGCTAGCATGGTGAGTTTTGTGATGGCAATTTTTAGCTTATCCATCTCAAAGGAAACGTAATCGCCATGGAAATTCCCTCCATGATAAACATTCTGGGTTTCAACGTCTACTATTGGATTATCGCAGGCCGAGTTTGTTTCGTTTATTAAAACCTCTTGGGTTAATTTTATTTGATCGAAAACGGGCCCAAGTACCTGAGGTACACATCGCAACGAGTAGTATTCTTGAACTTTATCTTGAATGTAACTTTCGTTAGTTTTATGGTTGTAGAAATGGTCTTCCCGTTTTCTTATCC is a window of Tenuifilaceae bacterium CYCD DNA encoding:
- the darC1 gene encoding hypothetical protein produces the protein MNFKEIPITELIPQQKPFVFVEELIYCDNKKCETAFTINDGIIFLKSDKFQEPGLVENIAQTCATLIGFYNKFTNNGNIKLGFIGGIKNLQILRLPEIGERLNTIVETVADIGSAKIANATIYCNSEIIATGEMKIFEQE
- a CDS encoding B12-binding domain-containing radical SAM protein, whose product is MSNTNKNILLVSANVYKVPYPVYPLSISYLQTYLHSHLNGFDVDVFDFNLKSLDEFENLIKLKRYKYIGISLRNVDDVNFYAKDNFVDWYQSIIRSIRNSIDTKIILGGPCVSIFPELIYERLKPDFAVKGEGETSLLKLIEALENQTDHSNIEGLIHKPNGNVLVNPRQSYTQNLDISFNSDLVDFYFDKSGMLNIQTKRGCPYGCIYCSYPVVEGKKVRTLDAKKVVEGLKELYFQRNINYVFFTDSVFNICDEYNEELANRIIESQIKINWGAYFSAHNFDRKRMELYKKSGLTHVEFGTDSLSDKQLENYKKHFRFADILKSSEICSDLGIFYAHFLILAGIGETEETLDETFENCKKIKHSIFFPFVGMRIYPDTELYEIAKQEGRFKQKEEVLNPIYYISDKVNLDTIQAKANATGQKWIFPDADHSEMLEKMRAKKRKGPLWEYLRY
- a CDS encoding lipid A biosynthesis acyltransferase, with the protein product MEPKKWQGKTGGGTLGQKSLLFLLGITSQYIIYFFLAFIVPFYMVFAYKRAMPIYHYYRKHWNYSIIGSILHVYWNHLVFGIMLIDRFSIYAGKSDKFKVKITGNEHFLNAINSEKGLLIASSHIGNFEISGYLLKQDKKRINAVIYGGESEEIKKNRQTIFDQNNINPIPVIDGISHIFALSAAVNRGEIISMPCDRVFTGSKSMSCKFLGGDAEFPTGAFHIAAKFNIPALGIFVMKEKPLLYHIYVKPLTNETSTTDTLNEKVEKMTQKFVSELESTVKVHKNQWFNFYEFWK
- the acpP_2 gene encoding acyl carrier protein translates to MTRNEIVEIVNNFLVEEIEVEGTLSEDARLKDDLGIDSLDFVDIVVIVERNFGFKIKAEEMMEVDTLGKFYDYIGKKLNA
- the fabB gene encoding beta-ketoacyl synthase, which produces MKRVVITGMGIYSCIGKNLDEVKESLYTGRSGIGVEQIRSEYGYRSPLTGILERPQLKGVLDRKFRSNLAEEGEYAYMATVQALEQAKIDIDFLENNEVGIFYGNDSSAKAVIEANDIARIKKDTTLIGSGAIFQSMNSTVTMNLAVIFKLKGVNMTISAACASGSHSIGLGYFFIKNGLQKMVVCGGAQETNYYSMGSFDALSAFSIRVDEPTKASRPFDANRDGLVPSGGAATLILEDYDHAVARGANIIAEVVGYGFSSNGGHISQPSDNGSFIAMEKALIDAGLKPSDIDYINAHATSTQLGDMYEAMAIDRLFGGTKPPVSSTKSMTGHECWMAGASEIIYSILMMQNNFVAPNINFETPDEHSAKLNIVSKTLEKKIDIFLSNSFGFGGTNSALVIKKI
- a CDS encoding 3-ketoacyl-ACP reductase is translated as MKKYALVTGGSRGIGKACCIKLAKMGYSILINYVSNEAAATETLNAVKALGVDAELLKFNVAKKDEVESAINQWQEKNSDEFIQVLVNNAGIRKDNLMFWMSDDEWHQVTETNLNGTFYTTRAVLKYMLNKKTGRIINIVSLSGIKGMPGQANYSAAKAGVIGMTKALAQEAAKKRVTVNAIAPGFIETDMTSSLPVEDLKKLVPLNRFGTAEEVAALVGFLASDESAYITGEVISINGGLHT